In Pseudomonas nunensis, a single window of DNA contains:
- a CDS encoding CpaF family protein, with translation MSSEKLFGAPQRSTAGNTDHEGLKLVLHRYIIDAIEESGKNLLEGSRQLLSQFVTDKAAEYIARLHLAISRYEMERLAEEIVDELTGFGPLEVLLRDPAVTEILVNGPHRVFIERDGVLHQSDLRFIDAHHVERVMQRILAPLGRRLDESSPMVDARMPDGSRVNAIIPPIALDGPCLSIRKFRKDMLKSSDLVAMQTIDQSIFEFFQNAVGKRCNILISGGTGTGKTTLLNILSQLINPHERLVTIEDVAELQLGHPHVVRLETRPPNAEGHGEVKASDLIRNALRMRPDRIILGEIRGVEVLDVLTAMNTGHDGSMSTVHANNAQDALLRLETLVGLTGRAVAERTLRQMICAALDVIIQLTRMPDGRRCVSEVVEVVGVREDVYVTNTLFRLDRRTGFGFLREAVNPAGDKLRHESSLG, from the coding sequence ATGAGCAGCGAAAAACTCTTCGGTGCGCCCCAGCGCAGCACCGCCGGCAACACCGACCATGAAGGCCTGAAACTGGTGCTGCATCGCTACATCATCGATGCCATCGAAGAGTCCGGGAAAAACTTGCTGGAAGGTTCGCGGCAACTGCTGTCGCAGTTCGTCACCGACAAAGCCGCCGAGTACATCGCGCGCCTGCACCTGGCGATTTCCCGTTATGAAATGGAGCGGCTGGCCGAGGAAATCGTCGACGAGCTCACCGGTTTCGGTCCGCTGGAAGTCTTGCTGCGCGATCCGGCGGTCACGGAAATCCTGGTCAACGGCCCGCACCGAGTGTTCATCGAACGCGACGGTGTACTGCACCAGAGCGACCTGCGATTTATCGATGCACACCATGTGGAGCGTGTCATGCAACGCATCCTCGCGCCGTTGGGGCGGCGGCTCGACGAGTCCTCGCCGATGGTCGATGCACGCATGCCGGATGGCAGCCGGGTCAACGCGATCATCCCGCCGATTGCGCTGGATGGTCCGTGTTTGTCGATTCGAAAGTTTCGCAAGGACATGCTCAAAAGCAGCGACCTGGTAGCGATGCAAACCATCGACCAATCGATTTTCGAATTCTTTCAGAACGCCGTCGGCAAGCGCTGCAACATCCTGATCAGCGGCGGCACCGGCACCGGTAAAACCACGCTGCTGAATATCCTCAGTCAACTGATCAACCCCCACGAACGGCTGGTGACCATCGAAGACGTGGCCGAATTGCAACTCGGCCACCCGCACGTCGTGCGCCTGGAAACCCGGCCGCCGAATGCCGAGGGCCACGGAGAAGTGAAGGCCAGCGACCTGATTCGCAACGCCCTGCGGATGCGCCCGGACCGCATTATCCTCGGCGAGATTCGCGGCGTCGAAGTGCTCGACGTACTGACCGCGATGAACACCGGCCACGACGGCTCGATGAGCACCGTGCACGCCAACAATGCCCAGGACGCGTTGCTGCGCCTGGAAACCCTGGTCGGCCTGACCGGGCGCGCGGTGGCGGAACGCACGCTACGGCAGATGATCTGCGCCGCGCTCGACGTGATCATTCAACTGACACGCATGCCGGATGGCCGGCGCTGTGTCAGCGAAGTGGTGGAAGTGGTCGGTGTGCGCGAAGACGTCTACGTCACCAACACCCTGTTCCGGCTCGACCGTCGCACCGGTTTCGGTTTCCTGCGCGAGGCGGTCAACCCGGCGGGTGACAAGCTGCGACATGAGTCGAGCCTGGGCTGA
- a CDS encoding AAA family ATPase, whose protein sequence is MSQSLSQTFLAITRNSTDLEWLQGALAPLGQVVSAGGGSLDELLALVDVTFASLVFVGLDREHVVAQSALIEGALEAKPMLAIVALGDGMDNQLVLNAMRAGARDFVAYGSRSSEVAGLVRRLSKRLPPVTPNTQLGGLTVLYGTQSNGDGALLANHLALVVQKSGQQTLLLDLGLPRGDSLALLGLESSFHFGDALRHLRRLDATLIDSAFTSAEAGLRILAYASNDAPLESTSAAELYMLLSALRQHFQHIVVNLTGQPDSEALRTFVSHCDKLLWYSDQNVLDCRRNLAVLNLWREKGMKLDHGRLLIDRYLGHIAPDSDTLGKTFNLEVIAVLAYSPEVRLNAKNQGVTLFELAPREKLTQSLRTLGERLAKRSEGLAKPKAGWFDRLRGAQ, encoded by the coding sequence ATGAGCCAGAGCCTGAGCCAGACCTTTCTCGCCATCACCCGCAACAGCACCGACCTGGAATGGCTGCAAGGCGCCCTTGCTCCTCTCGGTCAGGTGGTCAGCGCCGGTGGTGGCAGCCTCGATGAATTGCTAGCTCTGGTGGACGTGACCTTCGCCAGCCTGGTGTTCGTCGGCCTTGACCGCGAACACGTGGTGGCCCAGAGCGCACTGATCGAAGGTGCGTTGGAAGCCAAGCCGATGCTGGCCATCGTCGCCCTCGGCGACGGCATGGACAACCAATTGGTGCTCAACGCCATGCGCGCCGGGGCGCGGGATTTCGTCGCCTATGGTTCGCGTTCCAGCGAAGTCGCCGGGCTGGTGCGGCGCCTGAGCAAACGCCTGCCGCCCGTGACGCCGAATACGCAACTGGGCGGCCTCACTGTGTTGTATGGAACCCAGAGCAATGGCGACGGCGCACTGTTGGCCAATCACCTGGCGCTGGTGGTGCAAAAGAGCGGGCAGCAAACCTTGTTGCTGGACCTTGGCCTGCCCCGTGGCGACAGCCTGGCATTGCTGGGGCTGGAGAGTTCGTTTCACTTCGGCGACGCCTTACGCCACTTGCGCCGCCTCGATGCGACGCTGATCGACAGCGCCTTCACCAGCGCTGAAGCCGGCCTGCGAATCCTCGCCTACGCCAGCAATGACGCGCCGCTGGAAAGCACCAGCGCCGCCGAGCTGTACATGCTGCTCAGCGCCTTGCGCCAACACTTCCAGCACATCGTGGTGAACCTTACTGGCCAACCGGACAGCGAAGCGCTGCGCACGTTTGTCAGCCACTGCGACAAGTTGCTGTGGTACAGCGACCAGAATGTTCTCGACTGCCGCCGCAACCTGGCGGTGCTCAACCTGTGGCGAGAAAAAGGCATGAAACTCGATCACGGACGGCTGTTGATCGATCGCTACCTGGGCCATATCGCCCCGGACTCGGACACCCTCGGCAAGACCTTCAACCTGGAAGTCATCGCGGTGCTGGCCTACAGCCCGGAAGTGCGCCTGAACGCGAAAAATCAAGGCGTCACCCTGTTCGAACTGGCGCCGCGGGAGAAACTTACACAAAGCCTGCGGACCCTCGGCGAACGTCTGGCCAAGCGCTCCGAAGGCCTGGCCAAACCCAAGGCCGGTTGGTTCGACCGTTTGAGGGGCGCGCAATGA